The following proteins are co-located in the Polymorphospora rubra genome:
- a CDS encoding gamma-glutamyltransferase family protein translates to MPHPRQPVYAPHGIVATSQPLAAAAGTAVLRRGGNAVDAALATAIALTVVQPGSNDIGGDLFAIVWDGTRLHGLNASGRSPAALTRAAVLAATGGRGAEPSAGHGGAQATAPGLPARGWLPVTVPGAPAGWRDLHDRFGSLPFAHLFDDAVRYAEHGFPVSPGVAAGWARSVRTHVELAGSEFAEWGRAFTVGGRAPRAGERWRNPAAGATLRRIADSGASDFYHGDIAAEVARHAAATGGLLTADDLAGHRSTWVDPVSAAYRGHEVWELPPNGQGVAALMALAILDGVDLAGMPAGERTHWQIEATKLGFADAHAYVADPDRVAVPTAGLLDPAYVASRRALIGGRAGTPAPGDPARGGTVYLCAADRDGLMVSLIQSNYLGFGSYVVVPGLGFGLQNRGAGFSLDPDHPNVVAPGKRPYHTIIPGFLTRGGEPVGPFGVMGGHMQPQGHVQVISSTLDGGLDPQAALDAPRWYWHAGRSLLVEPGVAGDVVEDLRRRGHEIVVEPEPSTFGYGQAIWRLPDGGYVAGSEPRADGLAVGY, encoded by the coding sequence CCGTCGTGCAGCCCGGCTCCAACGACATCGGCGGCGACCTGTTCGCCATCGTGTGGGACGGAACGCGGCTGCACGGCCTCAACGCCTCGGGCCGGTCGCCGGCGGCGCTGACCCGCGCGGCGGTGCTCGCCGCGACCGGAGGCCGTGGGGCGGAGCCGAGTGCGGGGCACGGCGGTGCCCAGGCGACCGCCCCCGGGCTACCGGCCCGAGGCTGGCTGCCGGTGACCGTACCCGGGGCTCCGGCCGGCTGGCGGGACCTGCACGACCGGTTCGGCTCGCTGCCGTTCGCCCACCTCTTCGACGACGCCGTCCGGTACGCCGAACACGGCTTCCCGGTGTCGCCCGGGGTCGCCGCCGGCTGGGCCCGGTCGGTGCGTACCCACGTCGAACTGGCCGGGTCGGAGTTCGCCGAGTGGGGCCGCGCCTTCACGGTCGGCGGGCGGGCACCCCGGGCCGGCGAGCGGTGGCGCAACCCGGCGGCGGGTGCGACGTTGCGCCGGATCGCGGACAGCGGGGCCAGCGACTTCTACCACGGCGACATCGCCGCCGAAGTGGCCCGACACGCCGCCGCGACCGGTGGCCTGCTGACCGCCGACGACCTGGCCGGGCACCGGTCCACCTGGGTCGACCCGGTGTCGGCGGCCTATCGGGGGCACGAGGTCTGGGAACTGCCGCCCAACGGGCAGGGCGTGGCGGCGCTGATGGCCCTGGCCATCCTGGACGGGGTCGACCTGGCCGGGATGCCCGCCGGCGAGCGGACGCACTGGCAGATCGAGGCGACGAAACTCGGCTTCGCCGACGCCCACGCGTACGTCGCCGACCCCGACCGGGTCGCGGTCCCGACCGCCGGACTGCTCGACCCGGCGTACGTCGCTTCGCGGCGGGCGCTGATCGGCGGGCGGGCCGGCACACCGGCACCCGGCGATCCGGCCCGGGGCGGCACCGTCTACCTGTGCGCCGCCGACCGGGACGGTCTGATGGTGAGTCTCATCCAGTCCAACTACCTGGGCTTCGGGTCGTACGTCGTGGTGCCCGGCCTCGGGTTCGGCCTCCAGAACCGGGGTGCCGGGTTCAGCCTCGACCCGGACCATCCCAACGTCGTCGCGCCCGGCAAGCGGCCGTACCACACGATCATCCCCGGTTTCCTGACCCGGGGCGGCGAGCCGGTGGGACCGTTCGGGGTGATGGGCGGCCACATGCAGCCGCAGGGACACGTGCAGGTGATCTCGTCGACGCTGGACGGCGGGCTCGACCCGCAGGCCGCCCTGGACGCGCCGCGGTGGTACTGGCACGCCGGCCGGTCGCTGCTCGTGGAGCCCGGCGTGGCCGGCGACGTGGTCGAAGACCTGCGCCGGCGGGGCCACGAGATCGTCGTCGAACCCGAGCCGTCGACCTTCGGGTACGGCCAGGCGATCTGGCGCCTGCCGGACGGCGGCTACGTCGCCGGCTCCGAGCCGCGCGCCGACGGGTTGGCCGTCGGGTACTGA
- a CDS encoding GlxA family transcriptional regulator yields the protein MLRTVAVLALDPVAAFELGVLCEVFGTDRTADGFPGYRFDVCTVDGRPVRSRSGFSIVPDADLTPVEDADLVAVPAHAEGSPIPPAALDALRRAADRGAYVLSVCSGAFVLGEAGLLDGRECTTHWRYADLLADRYPLARVRCNSLYVQDGNLLTSAGTAAGIDACLHLVRQEHGSALATKLARRMVVPPHRDGGQAQFIEAPIPRTPDAPTLEPVLGWLMGNLDRTTTVEELAVRAHMAPRTFARRFRAETGTTPHDWLTNQRVLLARRLLEETALSVEAIATRAGFGDAATMRHHFGRRVGATPHAYRATFRERV from the coding sequence ATGCTCCGTACCGTCGCCGTGCTCGCCCTCGATCCGGTCGCCGCCTTCGAACTGGGCGTGCTCTGCGAGGTCTTCGGCACCGACCGCACCGCCGACGGGTTCCCCGGCTACCGGTTCGACGTGTGCACCGTCGACGGCCGGCCGGTCCGCAGCCGCTCCGGATTCAGCATCGTGCCGGACGCCGACCTCACCCCGGTCGAGGACGCCGACCTGGTCGCCGTACCGGCGCACGCCGAGGGAAGCCCCATCCCGCCGGCGGCCCTCGACGCGCTCCGTCGGGCCGCGGACCGTGGGGCGTACGTTCTCAGCGTCTGCTCCGGCGCCTTCGTGCTGGGCGAGGCCGGGCTGCTCGACGGGCGGGAGTGCACCACCCACTGGCGGTACGCCGACCTGCTCGCCGACCGCTACCCGCTGGCCCGGGTGCGCTGCAACTCCCTCTACGTCCAGGACGGCAACCTGCTGACCAGTGCCGGCACCGCGGCCGGGATCGACGCCTGCCTGCACCTGGTCCGGCAGGAGCACGGCTCGGCACTGGCCACCAAGCTCGCCCGGCGGATGGTCGTACCGCCGCACCGCGACGGCGGGCAGGCCCAGTTCATCGAGGCGCCGATCCCGCGTACGCCGGACGCGCCCACCCTCGAACCGGTGCTCGGCTGGCTGATGGGCAACCTCGACCGGACCACCACCGTCGAGGAGTTGGCCGTACGGGCACACATGGCACCGCGTACGTTCGCCCGCCGGTTCCGGGCCGAGACCGGCACCACGCCGCACGACTGGCTCACCAACCAGCGGGTGCTGCTCGCCCGGCGGCTGCTGGAGGAGACCGCGCTGAGCGTCGAGGCGATCGCCACCCGCGCCGGCTTCGGTGACGCGGCGACGATGCGGCACCACTTCGGGCGCCGGGTCGGCGCCACCCCGCACGCCTACCGCGCCACCTTCCGCGAACGGGTCTGA
- the hpt gene encoding hypoxanthine phosphoribosyltransferase: protein MSDGSWYDADIDHVIISEAQIREKTAELAKQVSVDYASVEDGLLLVCVLKGAVMFMADFARALGRHGPSTEMEFMAVSSYGQGTTSSGVVRILKDLDRDIAGRHVVVVEDIVDSGLTLSWLLKYLESRSAASVEVVALFRKPDAVKVSVPVKYVGFDIPTEFVVGYGLDFGERYRELPYVGVLKPEVYARA, encoded by the coding sequence ATGTCTGACGGCTCCTGGTACGACGCCGACATCGACCACGTGATCATCTCGGAAGCCCAGATCCGCGAGAAGACGGCGGAACTGGCCAAGCAGGTCTCCGTCGACTATGCCTCGGTCGAGGACGGCCTCCTGCTCGTCTGTGTTCTCAAGGGCGCGGTCATGTTCATGGCCGACTTCGCCCGGGCGCTCGGGCGGCACGGTCCGTCCACCGAGATGGAGTTCATGGCCGTCTCCTCCTACGGCCAGGGCACCACCTCGTCCGGCGTCGTCCGCATCCTCAAGGACCTCGACCGTGACATCGCCGGCCGCCACGTCGTGGTCGTCGAGGACATCGTCGACTCCGGCCTGACCCTCTCGTGGCTGCTCAAGTACCTGGAGTCCCGGTCGGCGGCCAGCGTCGAGGTGGTCGCCCTCTTCCGTAAGCCCGACGCGGTCAAGGTCTCGGTGCCGGTGAAGTACGTCGGCTTCGACATCCCGACCGAGTTCGTCGTCGGATACGGCCTCGACTTCGGCGAGCGCTACCGGGAACTGCCGTACGTCGGCGTCCTCAAGCCCGAGGTCTACGCCCGAGCCTAG